A portion of the Streptomyces erythrochromogenes genome contains these proteins:
- a CDS encoding activator-dependent family glycosyltransferase produces MRVLFTPFPASTHVHTQVPLAWAMRAAGHEVRVATRPDVVEDINNAGLTAVAVGGVLDVAATMNPEYTDEPDEIRDEAWLDVLDISETRPEKLTLPYVHGVLTAWTSFVYQNTLPDDTTGELIDFARSWRPDLVVWDTMYYPGALAARISGAAHARLMFGLDLVGLMRQHYLRGLAGLPPALREDPLEEWMDRILRRYGREFTEDLVVGQWTIDPVPPSLRLPVDLPSVPVRYVPYNGEAQVPDWLREPPPRRPRVCLTLGRSFREVVGADRTSVGDLLEAVADLDVDVVATFTADQLDPGRRVPDNVRVVDFAPLDALLPTSAAIVHHGGSGTLQTALAHGVPQVIVPAKMWCNVPKAHRVRDAGAGLCIDPEALTPQGLRAALVRVLQEPSFRAGADRLRREVLATPSPADVVPVLERLTAEHRSR; encoded by the coding sequence ATGCGAGTGCTGTTCACGCCGTTCCCGGCGAGCACCCACGTCCACACCCAGGTACCCCTGGCGTGGGCGATGCGGGCCGCGGGACACGAGGTCCGTGTCGCCACCCGGCCGGACGTGGTCGAGGACATCAACAACGCCGGCCTGACCGCGGTCGCGGTCGGCGGGGTCCTCGACGTCGCGGCCACGATGAATCCGGAGTACACCGACGAGCCCGACGAGATACGTGACGAAGCCTGGCTGGACGTCCTCGACATCAGCGAGACGCGGCCGGAGAAGCTGACCCTTCCCTATGTCCACGGGGTACTGACCGCGTGGACCTCGTTCGTCTACCAGAACACCCTGCCGGACGACACCACCGGGGAGCTGATCGACTTCGCCCGTTCCTGGCGGCCCGACCTGGTCGTCTGGGACACCATGTACTACCCCGGCGCGCTCGCGGCGCGGATCAGCGGCGCGGCGCACGCGCGGCTGATGTTCGGCCTGGACCTGGTCGGGCTGATGCGCCAGCACTACCTGCGGGGGCTGGCCGGACTGCCGCCGGCGCTGCGGGAGGATCCGCTGGAGGAGTGGATGGACCGGATCCTGCGGCGGTACGGCCGGGAGTTCACCGAGGACCTGGTCGTGGGCCAGTGGACCATCGATCCCGTTCCGCCGTCGCTGCGGCTGCCGGTCGACCTGCCGTCCGTGCCGGTGCGCTACGTACCGTACAACGGCGAGGCGCAGGTCCCGGACTGGCTGCGGGAGCCGCCGCCCCGCCGGCCCCGTGTCTGCCTGACCCTCGGCAGGTCGTTCCGCGAGGTGGTCGGCGCCGACCGGACGTCGGTCGGCGACCTGCTGGAGGCGGTGGCGGACCTGGACGTCGACGTGGTCGCGACGTTCACCGCGGACCAGCTCGATCCGGGCCGGCGCGTACCGGACAACGTGCGGGTCGTCGACTTCGCACCGCTGGACGCGCTGCTGCCGACCAGCGCGGCGATCGTGCACCACGGGGGTTCGGGCACCCTCCAGACCGCGCTGGCGCACGGCGTGCCCCAGGTGATCGTGCCGGCCAAGATGTGGTGCAACGTCCCCAAGGCGCACCGGGTGCGCGACGCGGGCGCCGGGCTGTGCATCGATCCGGAGGCGCTGACGCCGCAGGGGCTGCGCGCCGCGCTGGTCCGGGTGCTGCAGGAGCCGTCGTTCCGTGCCGGCGCCGACCGGCTCCGCCGGGAGGTCCTCGCCACGCCGTCGCCCGCCGATGTCGTCCCGGTCCTGGAGCGGCTCACCGCCGAACACCGGTCGCGCTAG
- a CDS encoding helix-turn-helix transcriptional regulator, producing the protein MGDKETGGKRASARRGTSAAEPETGAVAPRSGSGTDTPAAGWRSTGEQGRPRGGAANETVHNRIAVLRVERAITRRQLADALGVHYQTVGYLERGEYSPSLHLALRIAEYFEVPVEVIFSTTPFPRIGSTPPA; encoded by the coding sequence TTGGGTGACAAGGAAACCGGCGGCAAGCGCGCGTCGGCCCGCCGGGGCACGTCGGCGGCGGAGCCGGAGACCGGGGCGGTGGCCCCGCGGTCCGGCTCCGGCACCGACACGCCCGCGGCGGGCTGGCGTTCGACCGGCGAGCAGGGCCGTCCGCGCGGCGGCGCAGCGAACGAGACGGTGCACAACCGCATCGCCGTGCTGCGGGTCGAGCGCGCCATCACGCGCAGGCAGCTCGCCGACGCCCTCGGGGTGCACTACCAGACGGTGGGCTACCTGGAGCGCGGCGAGTACAGCCCCAGCCTGCACCTCGCCCTGAGGATCGCGGAATACTTCGAGGTACCGGTCGAGGTGATCTTCTCGACCACCCCGTTCCCCCGGATCGGGAGCACTCCGCCCGCGTAG
- a CDS encoding ABC transporter permease: MNPTLYAVRLGLRRGWTEFRQSVTSPGDIIYYLFLGGVFLGVLFFMRNSTVEGTDLSLATLTMPSMIGGLLAFQALGGAAFALAAEREDGTLLRARTVPQGLVGYIAGRVLGIALSTLLTLVIILVPSVFLFDDLMTGDLAKWLNLVWVLALGLLATLPIGLIIGAMVKNPRGANTWGIFPTMGLMAISGIFYPITSLAGWLQGIAQLFPVYWVGLGTRAALLPDAAVAVELGDSWRRPMTAVVLLAWAVVALVIAPRVLGRTVRGETGSKVEARQQEALKRVG; encoded by the coding sequence ATGAATCCCACCCTGTACGCCGTGCGACTCGGTCTGCGCCGCGGCTGGACCGAGTTCAGGCAGAGCGTGACGTCGCCGGGCGACATCATCTACTACCTCTTCCTCGGGGGCGTCTTCCTCGGGGTGCTGTTCTTCATGCGGAACTCGACCGTGGAGGGCACCGACCTGTCGCTGGCGACGCTGACCATGCCGAGCATGATCGGCGGCCTGCTTGCCTTCCAGGCCCTGGGCGGAGCGGCGTTCGCGCTGGCGGCCGAGCGGGAGGACGGCACGCTGCTGCGGGCCAGGACCGTCCCGCAGGGGCTCGTCGGCTACATCGCCGGCCGCGTGCTGGGCATCGCGCTGAGCACCCTGCTCACCCTGGTCATCATCCTGGTGCCCAGCGTGTTCCTCTTCGACGACCTGATGACCGGGGACCTCGCCAAGTGGCTGAACCTGGTGTGGGTGCTGGCCCTCGGACTCCTCGCCACCCTGCCGATCGGCCTGATCATCGGCGCCATGGTGAAGAACCCGCGCGGCGCCAACACGTGGGGGATCTTCCCGACGATGGGCCTGATGGCGATCTCGGGTATTTTCTACCCGATCACCTCGCTCGCGGGCTGGCTCCAGGGCATTGCGCAGCTGTTCCCCGTGTACTGGGTGGGCCTGGGCACCCGTGCCGCGCTGCTGCCCGACGCGGCGGTCGCGGTCGAGCTCGGCGACTCCTGGCGCAGGCCCATGACCGCGGTCGTGCTGCTCGCCTGGGCCGTCGTCGCGCTGGTGATCGCACCGAGGGTCCTGGGCCGTACGGTGCGCGGCGAGACGGGTTCGAAGGTCGAGGCCCGACAACAGGAGGCATTGAAGCGCGTTGGGTGA
- a CDS encoding ABC transporter ATP-binding protein, with amino-acid sequence MRYGSKDVLNGVDFSVRRGEVLALLGPNGAGKTTTIEIMEGFRTRSAGEVSVLGVDPAKGDEEWRARLGVVLQSWRDHGKWKVRELLAQLGDFYRPYSTPERPRPRDVDELISMVSLEEQADQKIGSLSGGQRRRLDVAIGIVGRPEVLFLDEPTVGFDPKARRDFHDVVHRLSDLEDTTILLTTHDLDEAEKLSDRILILAGGQIVADGSADQLARQTSGKAEVRWSLSGEQFVHATPDASTFVHELFKQHGDRVRDLEVRRASLEDTYMTMVRQHEAGRSEEAIAAFREAGR; translated from the coding sequence ATGCGGTACGGGTCCAAAGACGTGCTGAACGGGGTCGACTTCAGTGTCCGCCGGGGCGAGGTGCTCGCTCTGCTCGGGCCGAACGGCGCCGGGAAGACGACGACCATCGAGATCATGGAGGGGTTCCGGACGCGCTCGGCGGGCGAGGTCAGCGTGCTCGGCGTCGATCCGGCCAAGGGCGACGAGGAGTGGCGCGCCAGGCTGGGCGTCGTACTCCAGTCGTGGCGCGACCACGGCAAGTGGAAGGTCCGGGAGCTGCTGGCCCAGCTGGGGGACTTCTACCGGCCCTACTCCACGCCCGAGCGGCCGCGTCCGCGCGACGTGGACGAGCTGATCTCCATGGTCAGCCTGGAGGAGCAGGCGGACCAGAAGATCGGGTCCCTGTCGGGCGGCCAGCGCCGCCGGCTCGACGTCGCGATCGGCATCGTGGGCCGCCCGGAGGTGCTGTTCCTGGACGAGCCCACCGTCGGGTTCGACCCCAAGGCGCGCCGCGACTTCCACGACGTGGTGCACCGGCTCTCCGACCTGGAGGACACCACGATCCTGCTCACCACGCACGACCTGGACGAGGCCGAGAAGCTGTCCGACCGCATCCTGATCCTCGCCGGGGGCCAGATCGTCGCGGACGGCAGCGCCGACCAGCTCGCCCGGCAGACGTCGGGCAAGGCGGAGGTCCGCTGGAGCCTGAGCGGCGAACAGTTCGTCCACGCCACGCCCGACGCCAGCACGTTCGTCCACGAGCTGTTCAAGCAGCACGGCGACCGGGTCCGCGACCTGGAGGTGCGCCGGGCCAGCCTGGAGGACACGTACATGACCATGGTCCGCCAGCACGAGGCCGGCCGGTCCGAAGAGGCGATCGCCGCGTTCCGGGAGGCAGGCCGATGA
- a CDS encoding cytochrome P450 family protein — protein MVTMNESELGRVLLTHRGVQWIIGTKDDPYALLVRAAGDDPHRLGELIRERGPLYRSSAEAWVTAHHEVAAAALADPRLSVRHPDADAPAAQDGGEQREPMPWEVPALREVLPFGGAFLTAGRADCERVGELLEPLLGAKALERRRPVAEQALRRALAEAGSGFDLRTEVADPFAAGIVRELLGVPEEDHDRFAALCRGAAGLLDATVCSPHLRTARELIASVEGMRSLLAGVIAQRREKPGDDLVSALLAATHEDEVRSVCTLLALVGTELSATLFCDAVAELLDHPAQWRALCEDPGLAPAVVEETLRHAPPVRLVPLYALEDLELAGTPVPAGGQVVVAVEAAGRDSAVHPEPAAFDPARERAAEPLAFAEGLPTSLPAPTARFLAEAGLRALAAEVPGLRPVGPVLRRLRSGVTGAVIEMPVAR, from the coding sequence ATGGTGACCATGAACGAGAGCGAACTGGGCCGTGTGCTGCTCACGCACCGCGGCGTCCAGTGGATCATCGGCACGAAGGACGACCCGTACGCCCTGCTCGTGCGGGCCGCCGGCGACGACCCGCACCGGCTCGGCGAACTGATCCGGGAACGGGGCCCGCTGTACCGGAGCAGCGCCGAGGCCTGGGTGACGGCGCACCACGAGGTCGCCGCGGCCGCGCTCGCCGACCCGCGGCTGAGCGTCCGGCACCCCGACGCGGACGCACCCGCCGCGCAGGACGGAGGGGAGCAGCGCGAGCCCATGCCCTGGGAAGTTCCCGCACTGCGCGAGGTCCTCCCCTTCGGCGGGGCCTTCCTGACCGCGGGCCGCGCCGACTGCGAGCGCGTGGGCGAGCTGCTCGAACCCCTGCTCGGCGCGAAGGCCCTGGAACGCCGGCGGCCCGTCGCCGAGCAGGCGCTGCGCCGCGCCCTCGCCGAAGCGGGCAGCGGCTTCGACCTCCGCACGGAGGTGGCCGACCCGTTCGCCGCCGGGATCGTGCGGGAGCTGCTCGGCGTACCGGAGGAGGACCACGACCGCTTCGCGGCGCTGTGCCGGGGCGCCGCGGGCCTCCTGGACGCCACGGTGTGCTCGCCGCACCTGCGCACGGCACGCGAGCTGATCGCTTCCGTCGAGGGCATGCGCTCCCTGCTCGCCGGAGTGATCGCGCAGCGGCGCGAGAAGCCCGGGGACGACCTCGTCAGCGCCCTGCTGGCGGCGACCCACGAGGACGAGGTGCGGTCGGTGTGCACACTGCTGGCCCTCGTCGGGACCGAGCTGTCCGCGACCCTGTTCTGCGACGCGGTGGCGGAGCTGCTCGACCACCCCGCGCAGTGGCGGGCGCTGTGCGAGGACCCCGGTCTCGCTCCGGCGGTCGTCGAGGAGACGCTGCGCCACGCCCCGCCCGTGCGGCTCGTCCCGCTGTACGCGCTCGAGGACCTCGAACTGGCCGGGACGCCCGTCCCGGCCGGCGGCCAGGTCGTCGTGGCGGTCGAGGCGGCCGGCCGGGACTCTGCCGTGCACCCGGAGCCGGCCGCCTTCGACCCGGCCCGGGAACGGGCCGCGGAGCCCCTGGCGTTCGCCGAGGGCCTGCCCACGTCGCTGCCGGCCCCGACGGCGCGGTTCCTCGCGGAGGCCGGGCTCCGCGCGCTCGCGGCCGAGGTCCCGGGCCTGCGTCCGGTCGGGCCCGTCCTGCGGCGCCTGCGCTCCGGTGTCACCGGAGCGGTGATCGAGATGCCCGTCGCCCGCTAG
- a CDS encoding SDR family NAD(P)-dependent oxidoreductase: MSDAAPLPPVTAPPPAPRSVVVTGGGSGIGRAIAHAFADEGAAVLVVGRTAADLAGTAKGYDTIRTLAVDLTGADAPREVVETAVRELGGIDVLVNNAAALGHRALADVDPEQVAAQLGTNLAVPVLLTRAALDALAADGGGTVVNIGSSGARGSRAWPGNSVYGAAKAALDFLTRSWAVELAPRGIRAVGVAPGLVDSGFAERAGMSPEQYDGMLHHVGALTPQGRVGTPQEIAWWVTHLTRPEASHLTGAVLPVDGGLSLT, encoded by the coding sequence ATGTCTGACGCAGCACCCCTGCCCCCGGTCACGGCTCCGCCCCCGGCCCCGCGGTCGGTCGTGGTCACCGGAGGCGGCTCCGGCATCGGCAGGGCGATCGCCCACGCCTTCGCCGACGAGGGCGCGGCCGTCCTCGTCGTCGGCCGCACCGCCGCCGACCTCGCCGGCACGGCGAAGGGGTACGACACGATCAGGACGCTCGCCGTCGACCTCACCGGGGCCGATGCGCCCCGGGAGGTCGTGGAGACCGCGGTGCGCGAACTGGGCGGGATCGACGTCCTGGTGAACAACGCCGCGGCCCTGGGCCACCGCGCCCTCGCCGACGTCGACCCCGAGCAGGTGGCCGCCCAGCTCGGCACCAACCTGGCGGTGCCCGTGCTGCTCACCCGGGCCGCGCTCGACGCCCTCGCCGCCGACGGCGGCGGCACCGTGGTCAACATCGGCTCGTCCGGTGCGCGCGGATCCAGGGCCTGGCCGGGCAACAGCGTGTACGGCGCCGCCAAGGCCGCCCTGGACTTCCTCACCCGCAGCTGGGCGGTCGAACTCGCGCCGCGCGGCATCCGGGCCGTCGGCGTCGCGCCCGGGCTGGTCGATTCCGGCTTCGCGGAGCGGGCGGGCATGTCGCCCGAACAGTACGACGGCATGCTCCACCACGTGGGCGCGCTGACGCCCCAGGGCCGTGTCGGCACCCCCCAGGAGATCGCCTGGTGGGTCACGCACCTCACTCGGCCCGAGGCCAGCCACCTGACCGGCGCCGTACTGCCGGTCGACGGCGGGCTCTCCCTGACATGA
- a CDS encoding activator-dependent family glycosyltransferase: MRVLFTTFGARNHVHAQVALAWALRAAGHEVCVASHPDLAEVIARTGLTAVPVGRELGEERLMEELREREDASRETYDEDAPDAQLLLAMDELRPEKLTYDHMHGVFTAMTSAVFQNYSSAEMIDDLVGFARGWHPDLVIWDPLTFAGAVAARVTGAAHARLMFGLDLVGRMRESYLAQVRRRPAALREDPLREWLGTVMERYGGEFTEDLVTGQWTVDPVPTSLRLPADLPYVPVRCVAYNGRGSVPDWLREAPRRPRVCLTLGVSHREVMGGDQASVGELIEAVAGLDVEVVATLDARQLREVGSLPPNVRAVDFVPMDVLLPTCSALVSHGGSGTVHAAFLYGVPQILVPGTMWDNAIRADLVQRSGAGLRLDAQTLTAAALRDALTRVLTEPSFTAGAERLRRETLATPSPRDVVPLLESLTAEHRDDLVRNHV; encoded by the coding sequence ATGCGCGTCCTGTTCACCACCTTCGGCGCGCGCAACCACGTCCACGCCCAGGTCGCGCTCGCTTGGGCGCTGCGGGCCGCCGGGCACGAGGTCTGCGTGGCCAGCCACCCCGACCTCGCCGAGGTCATCGCCCGCACCGGACTGACCGCCGTCCCGGTCGGCCGCGAGCTGGGCGAGGAACGACTGATGGAGGAGCTGCGGGAACGCGAGGACGCCTCCCGCGAGACCTACGACGAGGACGCCCCGGACGCCCAGCTGCTGCTGGCGATGGACGAGCTGCGCCCGGAGAAGCTGACGTACGACCACATGCACGGCGTGTTCACCGCGATGACCTCGGCCGTCTTCCAGAACTACTCGTCGGCCGAGATGATCGACGACCTGGTCGGATTCGCCCGCGGCTGGCATCCCGACCTGGTGATCTGGGATCCGCTGACCTTCGCCGGAGCCGTCGCCGCCCGGGTCACCGGGGCGGCCCACGCCCGGCTGATGTTCGGGCTGGACCTGGTCGGGCGCATGCGCGAGAGCTATCTGGCGCAGGTGCGCCGACGGCCCGCCGCGCTGCGCGAGGATCCCCTGCGGGAGTGGCTGGGCACGGTGATGGAGCGCTACGGCGGAGAGTTCACCGAGGACCTGGTGACCGGCCAGTGGACCGTCGACCCCGTGCCGACCTCCCTGCGGCTGCCGGCGGACCTGCCCTACGTACCCGTGCGCTGCGTCGCCTACAACGGCAGGGGCAGCGTCCCGGACTGGCTGCGCGAGGCGCCCCGGCGCCCCCGGGTGTGCCTGACGCTGGGCGTCTCCCACCGCGAGGTGATGGGCGGCGACCAGGCGTCCGTCGGCGAGCTGATCGAGGCGGTGGCCGGACTGGACGTGGAGGTGGTCGCCACCCTGGACGCCCGCCAGCTGCGCGAGGTCGGCAGCCTTCCGCCCAACGTCCGCGCCGTCGACTTCGTCCCGATGGACGTGCTGCTGCCGACCTGCTCGGCGCTCGTCAGCCACGGCGGGTCCGGCACGGTGCACGCGGCGTTCCTGTACGGCGTCCCGCAGATCCTCGTGCCGGGCACCATGTGGGACAACGCGATCCGCGCGGACCTCGTGCAGCGGTCGGGCGCCGGACTGCGCCTGGACGCGCAGACCCTGACCGCCGCCGCCCTGCGCGACGCGCTCACCCGTGTCCTGACCGAGCCGTCCTTCACGGCCGGCGCCGAGCGGCTGCGCCGGGAGACCCTCGCCACCCCGTCCCCCCGGGACGTCGTCCCGCTGCTGGAGTCGCTCACCGCCGAACACCGCGACGACCTTGTGAGGAACCATGTCTGA
- a CDS encoding aromatase/cyclase: MTNNHRAEHRITVQAPARTVYGLIADVESWPRVFPPTVHVDVLDRTAGEERIRLWATANDAVKTWTSRRVLDPGGLRVGFRQEVSQPPVAAMGGEWTVEPLSDTVSLVRLTHDFRAVDDDPEGVEWITRAIDRNSDAELDALRRAAEQASGTGADDLSLEFDDVVEVAGDPADVYDFLYDARRWQERLPHVNRVELEESTPNLQLLEMDTLTPNGAVHTTKSVRVCFPSAAIVYKQLRTPALMTVHNGLWRIAKSTSGCTVTSTHTVVLSRDAVVPVLGEGATVGDARTFVRDALGRNSTATMLLAKEHAERAARER; this comes from the coding sequence ATGACGAACAACCACCGAGCCGAGCACCGGATCACGGTGCAGGCACCCGCCCGCACCGTCTACGGCCTGATCGCGGACGTCGAATCGTGGCCGCGGGTCTTCCCCCCGACCGTGCACGTGGACGTCCTCGACCGGACCGCCGGCGAGGAGCGCATCCGCCTCTGGGCGACCGCCAACGACGCCGTCAAGACGTGGACCTCGCGCCGCGTCCTCGACCCCGGCGGACTGCGGGTGGGCTTCCGCCAGGAGGTGTCCCAGCCGCCCGTCGCCGCCATGGGCGGCGAATGGACCGTCGAACCGCTGTCGGACACCGTATCGCTGGTCCGCCTGACCCACGACTTCCGGGCCGTCGACGACGACCCGGAGGGCGTGGAGTGGATCACCCGCGCCATCGACCGCAACAGCGACGCGGAACTGGACGCGCTCCGGCGGGCCGCCGAGCAGGCCTCCGGCACCGGCGCCGACGACCTGTCGCTCGAGTTCGACGACGTGGTGGAGGTGGCCGGCGACCCCGCCGACGTGTACGACTTCCTCTACGACGCCCGGCGGTGGCAGGAGCGGCTGCCCCACGTGAACCGGGTCGAGCTGGAGGAGAGCACCCCGAACCTCCAACTGCTGGAGATGGACACGCTCACCCCGAACGGCGCCGTCCACACCACGAAGTCGGTCCGGGTCTGCTTCCCCTCGGCCGCCATCGTCTACAAGCAGCTCAGGACACCCGCCCTGATGACCGTCCACAACGGCCTCTGGCGGATCGCGAAGAGCACCTCCGGGTGCACCGTCACCTCGACGCACACGGTCGTCCTCAGCCGGGACGCCGTCGTCCCCGTCCTCGGCGAGGGCGCCACGGTCGGGGACGCGCGCACCTTCGTCCGCGACGCGCTCGGCCGCAACAGCACGGCGACGATGCTGCTCGCCAAGGAGCACGCCGAGCGAGCGGCACGGGAGCGCTGA
- a CDS encoding SDR family NAD(P)-dependent oxidoreductase: protein MPAQDDRHALVTGATSGIGLAITTLLCELGQRVFICARDEENVALTVERLREKGYEVAGLACDVRSTEQVGALVRAAVDRYGPVDVLVNNAGRSGGGPTAQITDELWLDVIDTNLNSVLRMTREALTTGGMLERGTGRVINIASTGGKQGVVLGAPYSASKHGVVGFTKALGLELAPTGITVNAVCPGYVETPMAQRVRQGYAAVWDTTEEAVLERFEAKIPLGRYTTPEEVAGLVGYLVTDRAAPVTAQAINVCGGLGNY from the coding sequence ATGCCCGCCCAAGACGACCGCCACGCCCTGGTCACCGGTGCCACCAGCGGCATCGGGCTCGCCATCACCACCCTGCTGTGCGAACTCGGCCAGCGCGTGTTCATCTGCGCCCGCGACGAGGAGAACGTCGCACTCACCGTCGAACGCCTCCGCGAGAAGGGGTACGAGGTCGCGGGCCTGGCGTGCGACGTACGCTCCACCGAACAGGTCGGCGCCCTCGTGCGGGCCGCCGTCGACCGGTACGGGCCCGTGGACGTGCTGGTGAACAACGCCGGCCGCAGCGGGGGAGGCCCCACCGCGCAGATCACCGACGAGCTGTGGCTCGACGTCATCGACACCAACCTCAACAGCGTCCTGCGGATGACCCGCGAGGCGCTCACCACCGGCGGCATGCTCGAACGGGGCACGGGCCGAGTTATCAACATCGCCTCGACCGGCGGCAAGCAGGGTGTGGTGCTGGGCGCCCCGTACTCCGCGTCCAAGCACGGCGTCGTCGGCTTCACCAAGGCGCTGGGCCTGGAACTGGCCCCCACCGGCATCACCGTCAACGCGGTCTGCCCGGGCTACGTGGAGACGCCGATGGCCCAGCGGGTCAGGCAGGGGTACGCCGCGGTCTGGGACACCACGGAAGAGGCCGTGCTGGAACGGTTCGAGGCGAAGATCCCGCTCGGCAGGTACACCACCCCGGAGGAGGTCGCCGGCCTCGTCGGCTACCTCGTCACCGACCGGGCCGCACCCGTCACTGCGCAGGCGATCAACGTCTGCGGCGGACTGGGCAACTACTGA
- a CDS encoding ketosynthase chain-length factor, producing MTSTAVITGMGVIAPTGLGAESHWSRTLAGRAAIGRISHFDAERYPSRLAGEIAGFDPREHGIPSRLLPQTDHMTRLSLVAAEWAIKDAGVDLAAMPEYGVGVVTASSAGGFAFGHRELHNLWSKGPEHVSAYQSFAWFYAVNTGQISIRHGLRGPGGVVVTEQAGGLDALAKARRQLRDGVPMVIAGGVDGSPSPWGWVAQLAGGRISTADDPERAYLPFDQDAAGHVPGEGGALFVLETPESARARGVRSWYAEIAGQASTFDPAPGSGRPSTLRRAAELALDEAGLEPGDIDVVFADAAGVPDLDRAEAQAVRELFGPQGVPVTAPKTMTGRLGAGGAALDLATAVLSIRDGVIPPTANVRRPVAEYGIDLVSAPRHVPVSAALVLARGHGGFNAAAALTRQR from the coding sequence ATGACCTCCACCGCTGTGATCACGGGCATGGGCGTGATCGCGCCGACCGGCCTGGGCGCGGAGTCCCACTGGAGCCGCACGCTGGCCGGACGGGCCGCGATCGGCCGGATCAGCCACTTCGACGCCGAGCGCTACCCGAGCCGGCTGGCCGGCGAGATCGCCGGCTTCGATCCGCGCGAACACGGCATCCCCAGCCGGCTGCTGCCGCAGACCGACCACATGACCCGGCTGTCCCTGGTCGCCGCCGAATGGGCGATCAAGGACGCCGGGGTGGACCTCGCGGCGATGCCCGAGTACGGCGTGGGCGTGGTCACGGCCAGTTCGGCCGGCGGGTTCGCCTTCGGCCACCGGGAACTGCACAACCTCTGGAGCAAGGGACCGGAGCACGTCAGCGCCTACCAGTCCTTCGCCTGGTTCTACGCCGTCAACACCGGCCAGATCTCCATCCGGCACGGCCTGCGCGGCCCGGGCGGCGTGGTCGTCACCGAACAGGCCGGCGGCCTGGACGCCCTGGCCAAGGCCCGCCGCCAACTGCGCGACGGCGTCCCGATGGTGATCGCCGGCGGCGTCGACGGCTCCCCCTCGCCCTGGGGCTGGGTCGCCCAGCTGGCCGGCGGCCGCATCAGCACCGCCGACGATCCCGAGCGGGCGTACCTGCCCTTCGACCAGGACGCCGCCGGCCACGTACCGGGCGAGGGCGGCGCGCTGTTCGTCCTGGAGACCCCGGAGTCGGCACGCGCCCGGGGCGTGCGGTCCTGGTACGCGGAGATCGCCGGCCAGGCGTCCACCTTCGACCCGGCGCCCGGCAGCGGCCGCCCGTCCACCCTGCGGCGGGCCGCCGAACTCGCCCTCGACGAGGCGGGACTGGAACCGGGCGACATCGACGTGGTGTTCGCCGACGCCGCGGGCGTCCCCGACCTGGACCGCGCCGAGGCACAGGCCGTCCGCGAGCTCTTCGGCCCGCAGGGCGTCCCCGTGACCGCGCCCAAGACGATGACCGGACGGCTCGGCGCCGGCGGGGCGGCACTGGACCTGGCGACGGCCGTGCTGTCCATCCGGGACGGGGTGATCCCGCCGACGGCCAACGTGCGCCGCCCGGTCGCCGAGTACGGCATCGACCTGGTCAGCGCCCCCCGCCACGTACCGGTGTCCGCCGCGCTCGTGCTGGCCCGGGGACACGGCGGCTTCAACGCGGCCGCGGCCTTGACCCGACAACGATGA